One Stegostoma tigrinum isolate sSteTig4 chromosome 22, sSteTig4.hap1, whole genome shotgun sequence DNA segment encodes these proteins:
- the si:dkey-21c1.1 gene encoding protein FAM104A isoform X2 yields MLSDGRKRRRNCNNEENHSVPPPKRLSNSTLLQDLPRDSWDCESSSSDSSSIVSSPDRPNGHLPAEANTKPGNSSTMLPFSDSSEQSAQGPYFQINQILREAHFYSLHQRGHQT; encoded by the exons GAAGCGACGAAGGAACTGTAACAATGAAGAAAACCATTCTGTTCCACCACCGAAACGTCTCAGCAATAGTACATTGTTGCAGGATCTACCAAGAGACAGCTGGGACTGCGAG TCCTCGAGCAGTGATAGCAGCAGTATAGTCAGCAGTCCTGACAGACCGAATGGACACTTACCAGCTGAAGCCAATACTAAACCAGGCAACAGCTCGACTATGCTTCCGTTTTCTGATTCCAGCGAACAGTCTGCACAAGGCCCGTACTTTCAAATCAATCAGATCCTGAGAGAGGCACACTTCTATAGCTTACATCAACGTGGACACCAAACGTGA
- the si:dkey-21c1.1 gene encoding protein FAM104A isoform X1: MAAYGTRRKRRRNCNNEENHSVPPPKRLSNSTLLQDLPRDSWDCESSSSDSSSIVSSPDRPNGHLPAEANTKPGNSSTMLPFSDSSEQSAQGPYFQINQILREAHFYSLHQRGHQT, encoded by the exons GAAGCGACGAAGGAACTGTAACAATGAAGAAAACCATTCTGTTCCACCACCGAAACGTCTCAGCAATAGTACATTGTTGCAGGATCTACCAAGAGACAGCTGGGACTGCGAG TCCTCGAGCAGTGATAGCAGCAGTATAGTCAGCAGTCCTGACAGACCGAATGGACACTTACCAGCTGAAGCCAATACTAAACCAGGCAACAGCTCGACTATGCTTCCGTTTTCTGATTCCAGCGAACAGTCTGCACAAGGCCCGTACTTTCAAATCAATCAGATCCTGAGAGAGGCACACTTCTATAGCTTACATCAACGTGGACACCAAACGTGA